The Neoarius graeffei isolate fNeoGra1 chromosome 7, fNeoGra1.pri, whole genome shotgun sequence genome includes a region encoding these proteins:
- the morn4 gene encoding MORN repeat-containing protein 4 isoform X1 — protein MLLRQQGHYTGRRHGVGQLKFSDGTCYKGHFENGLFHGSGVLMFPDGSRYEGEFVQGKFQGVGVFSRFDGMKFEGEFKNGRVEGHGLLTFPDGSHGIPRNEGVFSDNKLLKREKSQAVVQRARSSACTARSLSV, from the exons ATGCTTTTGCGACAACAAGGACATTATACAG GAAGGAGACATGGTGTAGGGCAACTGAAGTTTTCTGATGGCACTTGTTATAAGGGTCACTTTGAGAATGGCCTCTTCCATGGCTCTGGGGTCCTAATGTTCCCTGATGGATCCAG GTATGAAGGTGAATTTGTCCAAGGGAAATTCCAAGGTGTTGGAGTTTTTAGCAGATTCGATGGGATGAAGTTTGAAGGAGAATTCAAAAATGGTCGTGTGGAAGGacatg GCTTACTGACATTTCCGGATGGTTCCCATGGTATTCCACGGAACGAGGGGGTCTTTTCTGACAACAAACTGCTGAAGCGGGAGAAGAGCCAGGCGGTGGTGCAGAGGGCCCGGAGCTCAGCCTGCACTGCACGCAGCCTCTCTGTATGA
- the morn4 gene encoding MORN repeat-containing protein 4 isoform X2, which produces MTLTRGSFTYSTGEEYSGEWKEGKRHGVGQLKFSDGTCYKGHFENGLFHGSGVLMFPDGSRYEGEFVQGKFQGVGVFSRFDGMKFEGEFKNGRVEGHGLLTFPDGSHGIPRNEGVFSDNKLLKREKSQAVVQRARSSACTARSLSV; this is translated from the exons ATGACACTGACCAGGGGCTCCTTCACTTACTCAACTGGAGAAGAGTACAGTGGTGAATGGAAGGAAGGCAA GAGACATGGTGTAGGGCAACTGAAGTTTTCTGATGGCACTTGTTATAAGGGTCACTTTGAGAATGGCCTCTTCCATGGCTCTGGGGTCCTAATGTTCCCTGATGGATCCAG GTATGAAGGTGAATTTGTCCAAGGGAAATTCCAAGGTGTTGGAGTTTTTAGCAGATTCGATGGGATGAAGTTTGAAGGAGAATTCAAAAATGGTCGTGTGGAAGGacatg GCTTACTGACATTTCCGGATGGTTCCCATGGTATTCCACGGAACGAGGGGGTCTTTTCTGACAACAAACTGCTGAAGCGGGAGAAGAGCCAGGCGGTGGTGCAGAGGGCCCGGAGCTCAGCCTGCACTGCACGCAGCCTCTCTGTATGA